TTTGGATTATAACACGTTGGCTTTGGGTGCAAGTACAGTCAGTCCGCAAGATGAAACGCAATGAAAAGAATTGCGACAGGCGTTGGATCCCACGTTTTTGACTATGAGAGGTGCAGTGCATTAGAGCCGGCTATTAGGCTCGACGACGGCTTCTTTATCATCTTAGCTCCGTAACAGTATAACGGTATTCTCCGGGTCTGTCATCAGAGCTTTGACGAAATGCAAATGGAGTCAACCTACTGAGTTGATTGTGAAAACATGCTGACTCATTACGGATCTGAGACCTTTAATTGCACCTCGTCGAACGTCAATACGCTATGACCTATCCACGGGATACGCGTAGCATTTCTCAAGCCAAAGTAGGAGAATGCATTATGCAATGCTACCACCGCACGAACACATCACCGTTTGTTCTAAAATAAGCTAACTGTGAAGAAATATATTAGCATGACTTAAATACATTAAATGATGGAAACAAGGATCGTATTTCAACATTCacattttgaacaactttttCGGATGGTATCCTAATACATTGATCCAATATCACTCTAGATAGATCATAGGTGGCCATTTTGCTCATAATTATCTGTTCTGTTCCACTGACTACACTGGGAACACAAAAGCCATAACTCAAGCATACAGCTTGAAAGATAACCTTGCTAGGCTGTAGCTTGGATCAGGTCACGAGAAGAATGGCCACCAGATTGTTCTTTGAGTGCAGACCAGTAGCATTCCTCTTAACCACGCTTCACTGGCCTCTGAACATAAGATTTGTTCGGATCTTCAGTTTTAAGTCTTGGAGGTTTGAGTTCTCCTTTCCGTGCCTGTGGAACGGAAACTATAAGTCACAGGTTCATGGATAACAAAATAGAACTTGACAACTGCACTTTCTAACCTTCTTTCCTGTCTTCATGAAATCCCTCCAGCTAGAGACCTGCAAACCACAAACACATGGTATTAGGCAGTGCCTAGGTTGCCCACAGCAATTGTATGATTGCATCCAAACCTAACTCAACAAGGctttttaatttttcaaaACTGTAAAGAACTACTAAAATTGCCACAATCATAGATGTCCAGTTGAGATAAAAGGTTTCAAATCTACGAATAGACAGCAAGCATACTCGTTTGTCTCTAGTCTCCTCCCACTTCTCTTCAtgctctctcttcctcttccacatttcttttgtttcctcctcgtccttcttcaatcttccttcttcctctgaTATCTGCACAATGAACATGAACACAGCTCCAAGTGAGTGTCAAAACTGATGatatttgaatattttaaagCGTACTATTTACCCTCATCTGCATTTTCCTCCGACGCCATTCTTTGTCTGTTAAAATTTCACGAACTTTAATTATAAGCTGCTTCTGAAATTCGTCTGATCTTTCAAACTGCTCTTCGTACTTTCCCTGCTCATAGGCAAGCAAGCCAACATTGGAGGTTTTCAAGTGTTCAAGATACATAAAATTAAATGAGATGTTCCACGGGCATGGCAGGCTGGCAGCACAATCAGCATTACAATTTTTCCGGGATAGTTATATGATGTATATAAAAGGAAAGCAACAGAACTGCAAGATTACACACTGATGTTGAAATTTCACTAAACTGCGCTTCACATAATATGCaaagtatttttctttctgagaggctgcttttttttttgaaatatctAAAATCCAATCATAAGCATGTAATGACTTCCAATAATTAccattgcatgcatgttgaCTCAGAAAGGAAGACATGCATTACAAGATCAACAACATGTCACCTGGATCATGTATAAAACAGCTAGTATTTTATTCAGGACTGTGTTTCACCACATTGAAGAATAATGAAGAGCCAAGTTCAAATTCATAATGCAGCAGGATGAAATGCCTGTTGCTTAAAAAACTGAATACGGACCGGCAGCtaaccagaaaaaaaatagaaacagCAAATTTAATGGTTCTGTTTCATTCAAGGACCGTCTAAATCAGCTGACATGCTCGTGTGTGAATTGGGTGCCCTGGGAATTGAGATACCCCTGGAGGACTACCTCTGCAAGTCTGCCAACCCTCAAATCTCAattcctctctcttcttctacTTCCTCATCCTTTCTTCTATGTTGCTATTGCCTACTCTTCTTCTCTTGATCTGGCTATTCTTGGTAGCTCTTTCTCGACGAAGCCCAGCCTACCAAGGAGCTAACATCATCCTGTACCCAGATCCTAATGCCATGGCCATGCTCCAGTTTTTTAGGGTAGCTTCTGTAGCATGAAGTAATCAAAAGCAGCATCTTCACCATGCTAGCCTAGCGGCAACGGCTTGGCTTGAGCATGACTTGATGAAACCCAGCAATACTAGCCTGATTAGTTAGGTACTTGGATCCATACTAGTTAGGTGAGGATTAGAATCTGGCACCCAAACTCTGTACCGGGCAAGATATTTCTAACTGAAAATGGAATTTTTGTTTCGGTTGGAATTGGTATGATTTTTTGTAGGCAGCACTGATTCCTTTCAATCTCCAATTTAAACTTAATACTTGTCAATTCCACACTACTGTCCATGATAGTGTAGGGAAAAAATGATGCCTTACCAAGTGTGGGTCTGATGGTCAAACTGCTGGCTGGACCAGTTAACTTGCCAGACCAAGTACTGGTCCAGCTTAACTAGAAgtaagtccattttacccccctTATCCTATCGAGAAGTCCAAAAACCACCCTGAACTTTAAAACCGGACAAGATACCTCCCTGAACTTTCAAAGCTGCTCGTCCTGACCCCCCTGGCTGTTTTGCGACTGGTTTCAGTTGCTGAACCCGCAACGCTGGCAGGTTGACTCTGCTGACCGCCGCGCTGGCAAGTGAGAGGGTTATTATCCCCTGCACCCTGCGCCCATGCgcatctctctccccctcccaTTTTTCTTTCCCCAATCTTGCAAGAACCCTAGACAAGGGGGGAAACACCTCTTGGTGTGGTGGAGTTGTGGGTGCATGACTCCACCCACCAGGGTTCAAATCCTAGTGCTCACAATTATGCTGTAAGGGTTTCCCTTACAGtctttccataaaaaaaagaaccctAGACAAGTCAGTGGTGGTACAGCGTGATTTGGCATCGCATCCTTGATTgggcacagcagcagcagctattCGACTCCGGTGGTGGCAGGGAATTGAATGCGGAGCAGAATTGTGCCCACTGCCCCTAGCTAAGTCAGTCCTGCAGCCCCTTCAATGCACGgtttcctcctcttctcccccaTTGTTTTGATGTCTGAGCTTGCCCCTCATTGTTTTCCCGTACAGAAaaatgaagatgatgaagacgAGTTCTCCATTCTGTGGGTGGCAGTAGCTCAGTCACCTACTCTGGAGGTGGGAGAGGGCTAGATGGGACGCgtcatgctgctgctgaggtgCTGTGGTGGCTCTGCAGCCGCCCAGATTCAAGAATAGGCAGAGGCAACGGCAACCACAGAATCGCAGCAGGGAACCCGCCGGTGAAGAAGAGAGATTGGGGGGAAATAGGGGGGAGAGAACATGCAGGGGACAGCAGAGTCAACGCCACTGAAACCAGGTACAAAACAGCCAGGGGGTCAGAATGAATGGTTTTCAAAAGTTCAGGGGGGTATCTTGCCCGGTTTCATAGTTGAGGGTGTTTTTTGGACTTTTCAATTAGTTGAGGGGcgtaaaatggacttatttcCTGAGAAATACTCCTGTTTGAGTTTGAAAGACATCTTATTCCAGACTTCACACATTGttttgcatacatgcaatTGCACAATTTCAAGACACATTACAAGTTTTTTCACAGCATACATCTCTCACTCGATATTCTTCATCTactcttcaaaaaaaatgattaacCCACACACGGAGGAGCTGTTGATAAGATTTGGTAGTATAAATATATGAAGATTAAATTCGGCTTTTATGGCCAAAATAACATCTACTATATGGAAAACGAGGGAGTAGAACTAAGATAAAGCTCAATTGATATCGCTAAATATTTGGTTTGCGTTGCTAAAGATCTCATTAAGCAACTGCCCTGTGTCGTTCCAAAAATAATATATGTCTAGCTAGTTGCAGAGTATGACTCCCTAGTCATTAGTCACCTAGTCAGAGTATGGTGACCATGCTAGAACGTCCTCAAACTGATAGCATAACAGTCTGACTAGTGGATACCATTGGATAGCACAATCTACACAGGAAGAATAagctttgaattttttttcatgccaTGCATATAATGCTAAGTGCAAACATAGTGCAAAAGGATCTGTAATCTTGAATCCAAAACAATTAGGCTGGTACAAGCTAACATATCAAAAAAGGACCTAGCTATCTTGATTCTCATATGGCACGCACAGTAATTCGAACATAACAATGAGAGGCTCTAAACATCACTACCTTTTTTGCAATctaacatactccctccgtccaacaaaagatgtctcaagtttgtcaaaatttggatgtatctagacatgacttagtatatagatgcattcaaatttagtcaaagttgagacatcctttgttggacggagggagtatcataaTAAATTACAAGGAAAACAAAGCAATAACATTGTAGAAGCAGCAATGGATAATAGTACGTCATCACCACCCAAGTAGTAAAGTGGCAAATTTCCCAAAGCCGACTCATGGTTCAAGGGTATGGCGGACATATAAAAACTAATAATAAATGAACGAATCGGATGACTCCAACCTAGGGTTCATGGGTGAGCCAAGTGCAAGTGGAACCCCAACCCCCGCCCAAAATTCAGAAGAAATCTGCACCCGCATCTACTACGTCGCACACTAGACAAAACGGATGGCGCGACTGGGGATCTGATCGCTCCGGTATGCGAAAAGGGATTCGCTGGGagtgggtgggggggggggggggggggtggagCGAGAGAAACCTGAGGACTTCGTTGTCGCGCTCGACCTCGCTGACCTCGGCCAGGAAGCTCTTGAGGAGCTGGTCGTCGTCGGCCTCCGACGACCCCATGGTTGTAGACTTGTAGCGggggagaaagaggaggaaaGGTCGAGGTTTCGGTTTGGGTGGGCTCCGGCTTCGGGAGGACGACGAGAGAGCGTTGCGTCACggcgagagcgagagagagttCGCGAGAACGGACGGTGCAGATCTGTTGTGCTCCGAAGGTGCCAGCCCACAAGGCATCTCTCCGGAGTCCTGCTTGCGGTAGCTTTATGTGTTCACGATATCGAATATGATCCGAATAACTTTTAATTAAGGCCCAATGTCTGGAAGGAAATTTCTGCTTTAGAGCAGACGGAGGAAAGGAGCCCATGGCGCAAGGACAAAATGGGCTTAGGCTTCGAATTGAAGTGAATCCCAAGCCCGCACAAAAAATATCGCATTCAGCCTTAGACAAACGGTTTACCGACTGATGACAGAATGACAAGTATGAAGTGTTCTTCAGGGTCTATTTGGTGGATCGCATGGTTTTAGAAATGCAAGGCCAGGAAATGCCTAAGTTACTACAGGACAGCAAAACACAGAGATCGGGAAAATGACTCTTTGGATGCTTCGGTgaaattttcagaaatttGAAGACGGACAAGGTTCGTCCAAGACGCAAAGGAAATGTTCCATGAGACTAAACTCTTCTTGCAATcctatgagatttgggtgtAAGCTTAGAAGTTTTAGTGGTCACAGTTCTTTGATCCACGGAGACGTATCTAGCATAGTTTTAAAAACCGCTCCGGTAATTGAACCAATGAGGCTCTCGGTTAAAGTTTTACCAGTCCAACGGTTCTTTGTCCAATTTTTTAAGatataatatactccctccgtccttaTTTCAGGACAGATGGAGGTTTTTGTGTTCATAAATGCTGCAATAAACAGATAAAAATGTATATTGCAAAATTCAGACTTAGCAATATGAACAATAATTCACATTACAACTTCACATAGTGAATCAAGATCTACTGGAAAGATCTAGAGATAGCATCTTTATCTTCCGTTTCCaaagttaaaaaaataaatctaacaAGGGGTAACATAAAAAACCGGACGGTTTGTCATGTTTTTCACATAGTCCGGTTCGACCAGCCAGGTTTTTCGTTTTGGTGGCGAGGACGGTCATATGCGCTTAATAGACAGTTGAGGTCTCCGGTTCCGGTTTTTCAGTTCAACAggcggtccggtccggtttttcAAACTATGGTACTCCCACCGTCC
This is a stretch of genomic DNA from Brachypodium distachyon strain Bd21 chromosome 1, Brachypodium_distachyon_v3.0, whole genome shotgun sequence. It encodes these proteins:
- the LOC100826379 gene encoding dnaJ homolog subfamily C member 8 gives rise to the protein MGSSEADDDQLLKSFLAEVSEVERDNEVLRFLSLHPPPPPPTHSQRIPFRIPERSDPQSRHPFCLFYSLVFHIVDQGKYEEQFERSDEFQKQLIIKVREILTDKEWRRRKMQMRISEEEGRLKKDEEETKEMWKRKREHEEKWEETRDKRVSSWRDFMKTGKKARKGELKPPRLKTEDPNKSYVQRPVKRG